The following coding sequences lie in one Cloeon dipterum chromosome 1, ieCloDipt1.1, whole genome shotgun sequence genomic window:
- the LOC135943465 gene encoding uncharacterized protein LOC135943465, translating to MPSTKVYLLLCFLCTTPFKVLEGQVISDENPTDYPYLVKLLLTRSAPWITIPGLVVSSQIVLTSSLASYAMYTDVTVVDQLGVARPAAKSVNIVLDAFTYYKVCRKFQGVENYYSLNESSFNDLSASVPDAQLVFYNTSSPIPRNVTVSVMSEDECLATFSTAPVDVSEVICMTGQTAPGFCAPFVDDAGSYVLYPVIAIGGQVHGFTSLVGCSGSFLTGERWVFTRIAHFRENLTMALSQVVNY from the exons ATGCCGTCGACGAAGGTTTATTTGCTTCTCTGTTTTCTCTGCACTACACCTTTCAAAG TGTTGGAAGGTCAAGTGATTTCCGACGAAAACCCAACAGACTACCCCTACCTG GTTAAGCTGCTGTTGACTCGTTCAGCGCCTTGGATCACCATTCCTGGACTGGTGGTCAGCAGCCAGATCGTTTTAACTTCATCTCTCGCATCCTACGCAAT GTACACTGACGTCACGGTCGTGGATCAGCTGGGCGTGGCTCGGCCGGCAGCCAAGAGTGTAAACATCGTTTTGGACGCGTTCACGTACTACAAAGTGTGCCGAAAGTTCCAAGGCGTCGAGAATTATTACTCCTTGAACGAGTCTAGCTTCAACGACCTTTCGGCCTCCGTTCCTGACGCCCAGCTGGTTTTTTACAACACCTCCTCG CCCATTCCGAGGAACGTCACCGTCTCTGTGATGAGCGAAGATGAATGCTTGGCCACGTTTAGCACTGCTCCAGTCGACGTTTCGGAGGTTATTTGCATGACCGGCCAAACCGCACCTGGATTCTGCGCg CCTTTTGTGGACGATGCTGGAAGTTACGTGCTTTATCCGGTGATTGCGATTGGAGGACAAGTGCACGGATTCACTTCTCTTGTGGGTTGCAGCGGCTCTTTCCTCACGGGCGAGCGCTGGGTGTTCACGAGAATCGCTCATTTTCGCGAAAACTTGACCATGGCCCTTTCTCAAGTGGTCAACTACTAA